From Ardenticatenales bacterium:
CATTACAACGCACTCGCTAGAGCTTCTGTATGCCATTAACAATCTGATACTGGCGTATCAACGTTTGGGCGAGAGCGAATTACAGAATGGGTTTCCATCCTCGCAAGTGCGATTGAATCCTGAGAATGTGATAGCTTACCTGTTTACGGATGGCACGGCATATCCTGTTATGACGGAGTCAAGCCAAATAGATGAAGGGGTCTTAGGTCGGGTGCTGGGCAATCTGGAAATAGAGTTTAACCATTTGATGGCCCATGGGATTCTGTGGGAATAGGTGTGTTGATGCCTTTGCCATGCAGCGGCCCCCAATTACCCGATATTCCTGCGGTCAGATGCCGGCAAGATGCACAAAAACTGGCCGATTGCTGCCATTTCGTGGGAATTGATGATGAGATTTTACTCCATGAAGAGCAACAAGGTAGACCCTATTACTGGGTGGTTCTACACGCGGATGACACGCCTTTGTGCGCTTGTCACCTGGAACAATATGCTAACTTGGCGGAGAGTGCCGGGGACTGGGTAGGGCGACGCGCGGATTACATGGCCTTGGGATGGTATGGGGGCGACTGTTACTTGCTGGTCATCGAACTGCGCGACATTCTCGTCAACGAGTGGCAGGGTGAGGACAAGCTCGATCAACTCGAAAACTCTATTGCTCAAATCCTGGTCCATCTGAACGAGCAAGTCACCAATGTTGCCGTTTTCAATCAGGCGTGCGATCAACCAGAGCGTTACAAGGTTGCGGGAATTGTCGTTGCGCCTGCCGGCATACGTGGTATCTCCCGTAGCAATTACACGCGGCGCATAGAAAATGCGACATACTCCGCCATTATTACCATGATGCCATCAAATCGTGTCCGTGATTGCCGCATAACCTGGAGCGAATTGATGCTGACCATCACAGTTGCGGACAGGAGTTCGTGAACCTTATGCGCGCTTTGTTGCAGCGGGTGCGTTCCGCCCGCGTCACGGTGGATGGCCGCGTGGTTGGGCAAATCGGGCCGGGGTTTGTCGTCTTCCTGGGCGTGACGCATAGCGACACGACGGCGGAGGCGGACTGGCTGGCGCAAAAAATCGTCGGGCTGCGCTTGTTTGAAGATGAGGCGGGCAAGTTTAACCGCTCGCTGGCGGACGTGGACGGCAGCTTGCTGGTGGTCTCCCAGTTCACGCTGTATGGGGATGCGCGCAAAGGTCGCCGCCC
This genomic window contains:
- a CDS encoding D-tyrosyl-tRNA(Tyr) deacylase; the encoded protein is MRALLQRVRSARVTVDGRVVGQIGPGFVVFLGVTHSDTTAEADWLAQKIVGLRLFEDEAGKFNRSLADVDGSLLVVSQFTLYGDARKGRRPSFTDAARPEQAEPLVDYFVTQCRHLGFTVATGIFAAYMQVEIHNDGPVTLMLEK